GTAGTGCTATATTCCCCGTGTATAGCCGCACTGACGATGCTCTTCAAAGAACACGGCAGCAAATGGACTTTTTTTACCTTTCTATACCTGAATCTCTTAGCTTGGCTTGTGGCCATGATGTTCTATCAGGCAGCGGCCTTTAGTGCCGCATCTCCATACTGGCTGGCAACGGGACTGGGAATAGCAATCTTGATATACTTTAATTTGAAACAAATAGGAAAGAAGCATGAACACACGGCGTAGATTGAGAGGTTGGGGCGCCAGATTATTAGCTGGCAAACGGCATTGTCACTGTCAAAGGGGAGACTGCCTTCCCATGAGCGAGCTGGGCGAGGGGATATCCGGAACTGTATCCTGCAACAACGATATCAGGACTATTGAGCGAGGAATCTACATTGGCGCAAAGATCCAGATATTCCGCAATGAAGCTGATGAACCAAACATCATTATTTCGGTAGGTGATGCCCGTTATGTTTTGGACCGGCGCATTGCCAAAAGCATCCGGATCTGTGTGGATTAAGTATTATTAATCCCTTACCCACACTATCGCGAGTTCCCAATGGTCATCCGGAGCTGAACTAAATGGTTTATCCGGAGCAGGGAAGCTCATTCTTTGAGGTTTTCCTTGACATAGACCTATACTCCAGAATATTGGATGAAATTATGATAAGGAGAGGTGGATCATGCGTAAGATTGTAATATGTCTCTTACCAGCGATACTGCTCTTGCTTGGCGCTTGTGAATCTGGAGCCAAGTTCAGAGTGATAAATCGTACATCTCATCCGATTTACACCTCTTTGGGCGACTCTGAATTGATTACTGTTCCAGGAGGAACTGAACGTGTCATCAAAGTAGATACCGACACGCAGAGTTTTCTAACCGGTACCGTGAAGAAGAGAGTCCAAGTTCTCTTGTATGGAGAAACCTTCAGTCTTGTAAAGGAAGTCAACAAACCTCAGAGCGATTCAACCATAGTCGAGTTTGAAGTCGGCAAGACTTTGAATGCTTATGCAGATCCCAACCGTGCCGGCATAAAAGTCGTTAATTTGCTGGATATCCCCATTTACAAAGTGGAAGTAGTTCAAAAAATGTTGAATTACTATCATAATAGTCCCATTGCCAACCTTTTCGACATTCTGCCGGGAGATACATCCTGGCTCCGGGTACCCCCTGTTGTACAAAGCCCCAACAACGACCCTTTCTATTTTCAATTGGATGTATATATAAACGAAAGTGATACTGTACCTTATGTATTTTCGAACCATGATAGTTTATTGGGAGTTGATGATCAGATGGTAGTTACTATTACCCCAGACATAATAGATGGAGACACGAAATGAAGATATTTTGGATTTCAATACTGTGCCTTAGCCTTAGTTTAGCCTTTGCTCAGTTACCGGAACAGATAGCGGGGATTCCCCTTCCCAGCGATCCCGACATTCTTTCCGGCAAACTGGAAAATGGAATCACCTACTATATTATGCAAAATCCCAAACCCGCCAACCGGGCAGAGCTGCGCCTGTTTGTGGATGCTGGCAGCATCATGGAAGATGACGACCAAAAGGGGCTGGCACATTTTACTGAACACATGGCTTTCAACGGAACGCAGAACTTCGCTAAAAATGAGGTTGTGGATTATTTGACCAGTATCGGTATGGGCTATCACAATGGCCTGAATGCCATGACCAGCTACGATTTTACTATGTATGAGCTCAAAATACCCACAGACAACAGCGAGCAATTGGAAAAGGGCTTTCAGATCCTTTCGGACATGGCTCACCAAGTGAGTTTCAGTGCCGATGAATTAGAACGTGAACGTGGCGTGATTATCGAGGAATGGCGCATGGGTCAGGGTGCTCAAAGCAGAGTCTCAGATGCCGTATCAAAGGTACGCTTTGCCGGCAGTCGCTATGCAGAACGCAGTCCGATAGGCACTTATGAGGTGCTCACCAGTTTTCAGCGCGAGGACATACTGCGCTTTTATGAAGACTGGTATCGACCCGATCTGCAAAGTGTAGTGGTGATTGGCGATCTACCCAACGAAGACGCTCTGGAATTGGTAGAGAGGTATTTCGGAAGCATCCCGGCAAAGGAAAATCCCCGTCCCCGTGAAGTCTTCCGCGTACCCACATACCCCGATGCACGCGCAGTAGTAGCCACAGATCCGGAATACCCTTATTCTTCGATCGGTGCATCCTGGGCTCGTGATCATCACGAAATGCGGACTGTGGGAGACTATTTTGAGAACCTGAAAGAACAGCTATTCTTCGATATGTTCAATGAACGCTTAACGGAGCTTACGAATATGGAAGATCCGCCTTTTAGCCGTGCTTACACCTATAGCGGATCGATGCTCAAGGGGCTTTCCAGTACGGAAATTATGGCAATCACCGCTACTGGAAGAAATCGGGAAGCTTTGCGCACTTTACTTAGTGAAGCAGAACGCATCCGTCGCCATGGCTTCCAACAATCTGAACTGGACCGCGCTAAAGTGAGGATAATGCGCAGTATGGAACACAGCGTAGAACAAAGCCAAACGCGAGATTCCGGCACGATTGTATGGTCTCTCTTTGGTCCTTTGATCTACGGCAACGCCAATATGAGCGCAGCTCAGGAAATGGAGCTTGCTGCCCAGCTTTTACCGGGAATCGACATAAGTTCGGTAAATCAGGTGATCGATGAACTCATCACTACGGAAAACCTTACTATCAGCTACACTTCCATAGATAAAGAAGGAATGGTACATCCCACCGAGGCCGAACTATTGGCAGTATATGATGAAGTAATGGAATCTGAAATCAGTCCCTACATAGACAAAGACATCAACGAGCCTTTGATGGCCCAGATCCCTCAACCCGGTAAAATCAACAAACGCAAAACCTTTGAAAAAAGCGGTATCGAAGAATGGACTCTTTCCAACGGCATCAAAGTGTACACCAAAAAGACAGACTTCAAGAAAGACGAGATTCTGCTTAGCGCAAAGAGCATTGGTGGCTATTCCCGTTATGAGATGGACGAAGTCCGAGCCGCTCAGATTCTTAGCTCCTATCTGGAAGAAGGCGGTTTGGGAGAATTTGACGCCATGGATCTCTCCCGCATCATGGCGGGGAAAATCGCTAAAGCGAACATGACCATGGGCATGTACACTGAAGGCTTTGAAGGTCAAGCATCGCCCAAAGACCTGGAAACCTTGTTCCAGATCATCTATTTAATGGGTAGAAATCCCCGTTTTGATCCCATCAGCCTCAACTCATTTGTAAACCGTACAAAGCCGATGTTGGAAAACCAAGCCGATAATCCCGAATATGCTTTCTTTGACTCTCTGAATGCCTTAAACACAAATCACCACCCCATGGTGGATATGTTCAAGGCCAAGTACTTTGACAACCTGTCGCTGGAACAATTGCACAATGTCCATCTGGACCGGTTTGCAGACTTCTCGGATTTTGTGTTCTTCATAGTGGGTAACTACGACAGCAAGGAGCTGGAAAACTACGTAAGTACCTATCTGGCCAGTCTGCCAAAGGCACGCAGGAAAGATAAAAAGGTAGATGCGGGATTGCGTTACTCCAGCGGAAACAAGGAGATCCGTTTCCAAAAAGGTAGCAGCGAAAGTGCCCATGTAGCTCACACCATAAACGGAAGAATGAAGCTAAATGATGCCAACCGGGTCGCTATGTCTGCCACATTGATGGTATTGAATGAGAAGCTGAGAGAAAACATCCGCGAAAACCTCAGCGGCGTTTATGCCATCCAGGCATGGCAGGATTACCGTGATTTTCCCAAAGAAGAGTATACCGTAACCATATATATGAGTTGCGATCCCGCACGGGTTGATGAACTGAATGACGCTATTTTCGCCACCATAGACAGCCTGCGTTCCGGCCTGTTCGATGATTCATATGTACACAGCACAAAAGCAGGGCTTCAAAAGCTTTTCGAAGAAAACTTGTCCAACAATCGCTACTGGTTGAATCGCATGATGGAAAGCTCCATGGAAAACCAAAAAGCAGATTCGTTCCTCAATTACCCCAAGCTCTATGACAAAGTAAGCAAAAAGCTGATCAGCAAAACAGCAAGGGACTACCTGAATTACGAAGAGAACAAACTAAGCGTGATTATGACTCCGGAAAAGACCATGGATTTGAAATCCGCAAATGGAATAAAAAACAAGGGTCTTTAAGTAGCACAAAACTGAAAGTCACAAATAGATAAGCATAATAGCCCCGAAAGATTGGCCTCTGCAAAGGATACGTCTTTCGGGGCTTTATTTGTTTGCTATCAAATTCATAAGCATTATACTATCTAATAGTAAAAGTAGAAGTAGGAGAAACAATATGGAACAACAAGGAATGCCTTTACTGGGAGATAGATTCCCTGAATTGAAAGTGCTAACTACCCGCGGGATTATGACTCTGCCGAATGACTTGGCAGGAAAATGGTTTGTATTGTTCAGTCATCCGGCTGATTTTACTCCTGTCTGCACAACTGAATTTGTCGCTTTTCAAAATCTATACAAGGATTTCCGCTCCCTCAATTGCGAACTGATCGGAATGAGTGTGGATCAAGTGTTCTCTCACATCAAATGGGAAGAGTGGATAAAAGATAAACTCGGTGTAGAGATCGAATTTCCCCTTATCGCCGATACCGGAGCCGTTGCAAACCGTCTTGGTTTAATCCACCCCGGTAAAGATACGAACACCGTGAGAGCGGTATTTATCGTGGACGATAAGGGTATGATCCGTATTATCCTGTACTATCCCCAAGAATTGGGACGCAATATGCAAGAAATCCTGCGTGCCGTGAAGGGAATGCAATACAGCGATCAAAACAAATGCGCTATGCCGGCCGATTGGCCAAATAACGGCATCATCCAGGATCACGTAATTGTGCCCCCACCCAAAAGTGTCGACGGTGCAAACGAACGCAAAGCCAAGGCCAAAGCAGGCGAGATGGAATGCTTTGATTGGTGGTTTTGCCATCGTAAAGGTTAAGCTGGTAACCAGAACAATTGAACCGCCCGCCCTCAAAAGCGGGCGTTTTTTTACGGTTAACAATACCTATATCCACTAACTACACCCAACGGATTAACCTGATCTGAACCAGATATCATCGAGTGATCATCGAGTGACCACTGGATGATAACGGCTTTATATCTGCTTCGGCACTGCTTGAAGCAGGGAGGAGGAATAGTCGCAGATTATACAGATTGAACTGATCTACGAGATGTTTTGTTAGAATAATGTTGAATCCTCGCTGTTTTGGATAGCCGGGAAACCTGAAGGAGTGACATTGTTCTCTGCACTTTGACACCTCAGGAGAGGTGCAATAACGGGAACGTGCCAGAGGCAAGAGCCACAAAGCGTATCGGAGCTTTCTGCCGCTCCGAAAGATAAAGACATCGCATCGGAATGCTACGATACGATAATTCTCCGTAGCGCCACCAACTGCAGAACTGCAGCACTGCAACACTGTAGCACTGCAACACTGCAACACTGTAGCACCCTTCAACAGCGAAGGCAACGTGTCGAATCCTCACAGGGAGGAATCGATGGCAGAAAAGAATCAGGTTATCTAGAAAACAGTGAACACCAAACCGGTCTTTGTGCTTGACATATTCTGCAGGATTATATGTTTTGCCAAGTAAGAAAGACTAGAAAAACTAAGGAAACATATAATGAACAAATATATCCTGATCACCATGATGCTGTTATTGACAGTGCTTTCATACGCGGATCAAGGCGTCCGCATCGGCAACAGACATTTTGATGATGAAGAATTGCGGGAGGGCTTTGAGGCCTACCTCACCTATCTGAATCCGGGACACATTAGTTCCAGGGACTCGCTGTCTCTTTTTGCCCATTATTTCGATGAATTGATCGGGATGTACATCTACGATACCGCCATTGCTGAAGGCATGGTTCAGGTAAGTGAAGAAGAATTGGAACAGGAGATACTTACCAATCCTCCCCAGGGAATGCTGAGCATTGCAGATTTTCAAAGCAATGGAGCTTTCGACAAAGAGAAATACCAGCAGGCTCTAAAGCAAAACCCCGCCTTCAAAGCATCAGTAATGAACTTCAGCAGGGAAGTATTTGCCTACAAAAAGCTGTTGAACAGTCTGCGCAGTAAAGCCACCATCGACACTCAGGAAGTCCGCATCAAATGGATGCAGCAGGGAAGCAAAGTAGATGCAAAGATCATCTGTTTCGATTACAATAAATTGGATCACATCACTGCAGACAGCACTGATGCCCGCCTACTCTATGAACAAAACAAGGATAATTACAAGCGTACGAAGGGACGCAACCTACTCTATGTATCGTTGACAGGAGAGAGTTCCAGAGCGAATTCGGGACGCATGGAAGAGATCGAGCAACAGAGCAGGATATTGCAAAACGCAGCACTGGCAAAAGGTTTGCTTGCCGCTGCTTCCGAGAAAGCCTACGAAGTGCACGAAACCCCGTTCTTTTCGGCTGGAGACGACATCATCCGCGGGATTGGGAAAGATAATGAACTGGTGGCTATGGTCTTCGCCGCCAAGCCGGGAGATGTGCTGCCTATATACAAAAATCCCTTTGGGGATTACTATGTGATTCAGGTAAAATCCGAAGCCGAAGAGTATTACATTCCCTTTGAAATGGAGTATGATGTACTGATGCATCAGGCCAGACAACAGAAGCGCAAAGACGCACTAAAAGAGATAGTCCATCAGTTCATCCGGCAAAACGAATACAACCAGTATTTGAATGCAGCCCAAAGAGATGGCTATACCATCGTGGATGCCAAAGATATCAGTCTGGATGGAAGCATCGAAGGAATCGGCAAGGTCGAGATTTTGAACAGGACTATTATGGGTAGTCCGGAGCAATCCTATTCGCCTCTGATAGAGCACAACGGCTTTTTCTATCTGGCTTGGGTGGAAAATCGCAGTATCCGCAACGAGCGAGCTTGGCAGATTCAGAAAGAAGAGCTGCTCAGCGACGCTTTGAAAGAAGCGCAAGAGAAATACCTGGACGATTGGTATATTGAGCGTTACAACAATCTTGACATCCAATATCCTAAGGTTTTGCAAGGTAAATAACGTCACTTTCTGAATCTCGACACATCCAATTGTCTTCGAGGCAGAAAAAAAAAGCAATCCTTCCTCTGGGAGCGTTTTACTCCCAAACGAAAAAAAGACTTTACTAAAATACAGCTTTCAAACATTTAGTAAGATACTGTATAAGTGGAGGTAAAATGCTTAAGCCATTCAGGCATAACTTGCTCATAATAGTGTTACTTATGCTCTTTGCATGCCTTTGGGGCCAAGGAGAGACCATATATGAAATCCGGGTGGAAGGAACTCACAACATATCACCGGAACTAGTTACATCTGCCATGAGTATTCGGGTGGGAGATCCCTTGGATCAGGAATCCATTGCGCGCTCCATTCGCAACCTGTATCGCATGGGAGTGTTTTCCGACATCCAGATCCACTCCGAACCATATCGCACTGGCATCAACTTGGTAGTACAAGTGGTGGAGAATCCTGCCGTGAGTTCCATCAACTATCAGGGATTCAAGGTCGTAAAGAAAGAGAAAGTAGAAGAACTGGTAAATCTGCGCGTAGGCTCTTATTGGAGCGGAAACCTGAAAACCGAGCTTTTACAGAAACTCCAGGCTGAATATACTGGTAAAGGCTTTGGTAACGCAAAGATAGAGATCCTGGAGCAAGAACTTCCCGAACACAAGGTTGCCGTCACCCTGATAGTGAATGAAGGTGGCAGGATAGTGCTGAAACAAATCACTTTCATTGGCAACGACAGTTTTGAAGACAAGGAACTGATCAAGCGCATGAAAACCAAACCCAAGGGCTTCTTGCGTTCCGGCCGCTTCGATCAGGAGAAATTTGATAAGGACATAGTGGCTCTGGCCAGTTTCTATAAGAAAAACGGCTATATCGATGTAAGCGTGGGACCCTATGAGCTACAGCCAATTTCTGATCGCCATCATGAACTGGTGATCTCTCTCAGCGAAGGTAACCAGTATCACTTTGGTAAGATCAACATCCAGGGCAATGAGCACTTCGACAACGATAGCATATTGCGAAACTTCAGTATGAGAACTGGAGATACCTTCGATCAGGAGAAGTTTGATACACAGATGGCAAAGGTATATTCCATGTATTTTGACGAAGGCTTTATCTACGCAGATATCCGCAACGATTACCAGCGCCAGCTCGATACACTGAATGTGGAACTGAAAATAGTGGAAAACACCAGAGCCAAGATTCGCCAAATCCACATTACCGGCAACGAACGAACCAAAGAGAAGGTTCTGCGGCGCCAACTGGAAATAGCCCCCGGAGATTATTACCGGCAAACTCAGGTGATTCGAAGCCAGCAGAACATCTATAACCTGGGCTACTTTGAGCCGGATATCAAGTTGGACTATGAACGGATCAACAACAATGGCGATATCGATCTGCAAATAGACGTGATGGATAAATCCAGCGGTGTGGCAAATGGCGGTGTGGGCTACAACTCTTTGGACAAAATCGTAGGACAGCTCTCACTCTCTCAAAACAACCTCTTTGGAAACAATTGGAGTGCGGGGCTTACATGGGATTTTGGTGGAAACACCCAAAACTTTGAATTTGACTTTACCAATCCCAATCTCTACGATACCGATATCCTCCTGGGTACAAACCTGTATTATACACGCAGAAGCTGGACCTCTTTCTATTATGAGATATACACTCGCGGCGGCGCTATCAGAATAGGACAGCCTATCCCCTGGGTGGATCGAACCAGAGCATCTGTGGGATATTCTTTCTATAGCAAGAAATACAACATCACAAATATGAATTCCATCATGGCGGACAGCACTGCAAACTCCACCTTAATAGAATTGAACCAATTGGGATGGCGTTATACTTCCGCAGTGAACCTCAGCCTGAGTAGAGACACCAGGGACAATGTGTTCTTCCCCACCAAAGGTTCTCAAATCACACTATACTCAGAATTAGCTGGTGGTTTGATGATGGGCGATTTTGACTATTTCAAACAGATCGCACAGGTGAACTGGTATTCTGAAGCATGGAAGAAGCTTACTCTGCGCTCAAAATGGCGCTTTTCATACATCACTCCCTATGGAGAATCCGAAGATGCTCCGCCGGATGAGAAGTTTTATCTGGGAGGTACAGGTGTGGATGGCATCCGGGGTTACCCCGATCGCTCGGTTGGGCCGGTCGGCGGAGGCACCAGAGCAATTATCTTCTCCACAGAAGTGGGCTACCCCATTGCCGGTGATCAGATCATCGCAGTTACCTTCTTCGATGCGGGAGAAAGCTATAATCATCTGCGAGACTTTAACTTCATGAACCTGAAGAAAGGGCTGGGTGCCGGCATCCGCATCAGAAGTCCCTTTGGCCTCATCGGATTTGACTATGCCTACGGTGTAGACAGCCGCAATTGGGAGCCGCATCTGCAGTTTGGAACCACATTCTAGCATGAAATACAAGCACTTGTTCGGTCCTGTTAGCTCGCGCAGATTGGGGATATCATTGGGAGTGGATTTGGTTCCCTACAAATACTGCCCCCTCAATTGTGTGTATTGCGAGATTCAGAATACGACACATCTGGTTACTCAGCGCCAGGCTTTCTTCACCCCTCGTGAAATATTGGATGAATTGGATAGCTTTCTGGCCTCGGAGCCGCATCTGGACTACATTACTTTCTCCGGTGCCGGAGAGCCGACCCTAAATAGCTCCATCAATGAAATCATCCGCTACATAAAGGATCAATATCCCCAATACAAACTGGCATTGCTTACCAACGGAACGCTGTTTAATAACGACGAGATCCTGCAGGAGATTATCCCCTGCGATGTGATCCTGCCATCACTGGACGCAGCAAGCCCGGAAGTGTATCAGAAGGTGAATCGCCCGCATCCCGATCTGAAGGTGGAAGACCTCATAGAAGGCTTGGTGCGGTTGAGAAAGGCCTATACAGGCGAGATATGGCTGGAAGTTTTTGTGATTCAGGGTATCACGGATACAGAAGAAGAATTAGCTTTGCTGCGTGATGCCATCCTGCGCATCTCTCCTGATCTGGTACAATTGAACTCTCTGGATCGCCCCGGAGCAGAGGACTGGGTGGAAACAGCCGATCCCAAAAGACTTATAGAGATTCGCAACTACTTCCGTAAGTACTTGCCGATGCAAGTGGAGATTATCGCTAAAATCAAGTACCAAACTGGTATGCAAAGCCTGGATGCAGAACTCGTGGATCTCATCCGGGGAACAATCGGCCGGAGACCATCTACCGCAGAGGATTTGGCGGCAATGTTGAACGTTCACATCAACGAGATATCCAAAGTGTTGCGGGAATTGAACAGCCATGGTAAACTGCATAGCGAGCGCAAGACACGGGGAGTGTTTTACAAATGGATAGCCTGATTTCCAGCACGGCAATCATTACCGGCGCCGGAGCAGGATTGAGAATGGGCGGAGAGGTAAAAAAACAGTATCGCATGTTGGATGGAATTCCCATTCTGATCCGCACTTTAGAGCCGTTCTTCAGTTCGTCTCTGATCTCAAACATCATCGTAACCGCTCCTGAGGAAGATACAGAGTATTGCGAGAACATTATCCATCAATACTTTGATCCTGCTCCAAAACCTTTTCTGGTAATAGCAGGCGGGATGGAGAGGCAGGACAGTGTGTTTGGTGCCCTTCAGCAGTGTCCCCAAGATACAGCTCTGGTATTTATCCACGATGCGGTGCGGCCCTTTATCAGTATTGAACTGATCGAGGAGCTGTATGATCTTGCCCTCAAAGAAAAGGCCGTGGTGCCCGCTGCAAGATTGAAAAACACTATCAAACAGGTTTCCGGGGACTATCTGGAACACACGCTGGTACGAGATCGGCTGGTGCAAGTATTTACTCCTCAGGTCTTCGATTACAAGCTGATCCTAGATAGCTATATCAAAGCCTACAACGATGGATATATAAGTACTGATGATGCTGCATTGGCAGAACACTTTGGCGCCAAGGTGCGATACCACCTTACCGGAGATCTGAACATCAAGATAACCGATGAGTGGGATCTCACATTGGCACATTTGATCATAGAGAAAAACATCATAATATAAAGAGAATACTATGCTACGGAAGGTTTTGAACAAACTTAGTAACTTTGAGCTGCGATTCCCCATTCCCATTCCGGGATTGGGCTGCGGAGTACTGGGAATGGCACTGCCCATAGTATCGATAAACTTGGGTAAATATGCTTCACAACTGCTGAGAGCTCTTGAATATAGAGGATACGACAGCACAGGGGCGGCTTTTCTGGACTCCAACAAGGCCATAACTCTGCTCAAGGATGTGGGCGCTCCCTCTACCCTGGTAAAAACCCTGGGTATCGAAAAGCAGGCGGGAAAAGTGTTTTGCGGTCAGGTGCGCTGGGCCACATTCGGTTCTGTGGACAAAACAAATGCCCAACCTCATGAAGTGTGCTGCAAGAAGCACATCTTTGGCGCTCATAACGGCAATATCACAAACACACGCGAACTAAAGGTCTTTCTCACGAAAGAGGGACATACTGTGCTTTCCGACAACGACGGCGAGATGCTGGTGCATAGTGTGGAGCATTACTTCGATATCGAAATGAACAAAGCGCAAAACCCCACTGACGCCGAAGCGCGTAAATCCTGCATGCGCCGAGCCATCATTCATACCGCAGAGAAGATGGTCGGCTCCTACGCAGCTGTGATTGTAGATCCCGAAACCGATACATCCTGGGCTATCAAAGCCGGATCCAGCCTCTACTTTGGGGTTGGTGAAGTGGATGACATGCCTTTTGCTCTAGC
This sequence is a window from Candidatus Cloacimonadota bacterium. Protein-coding genes within it:
- a CDS encoding peptidyl-prolyl cis-trans isomerase yields the protein MQQGSKVDAKIICFDYNKLDHITADSTDARLLYEQNKDNYKRTKGRNLLYVSLTGESSRANSGRMEEIEQQSRILQNAALAKGLLAAASEKAYEVHETPFFSAGDDIIRGIGKDNELVAMVFAAKPGDVLPIYKNPFGDYYVIQVKSEAEEYYIPFEMEYDVLMHQARQQKRKDALKEIVHQFIRQNEYNQYLNAAQRDGYTIVDAKDISLDGSIEGIGKVEILNRTIMGSPEQSYSPLIEHNGFFYLAWVENRSIRNERAWQIQKEELLSDALKEAQEKYLDDWYIERYNNLDIQYPKVLQGK
- a CDS encoding insulinase family protein, coding for MKIFWISILCLSLSLAFAQLPEQIAGIPLPSDPDILSGKLENGITYYIMQNPKPANRAELRLFVDAGSIMEDDDQKGLAHFTEHMAFNGTQNFAKNEVVDYLTSIGMGYHNGLNAMTSYDFTMYELKIPTDNSEQLEKGFQILSDMAHQVSFSADELERERGVIIEEWRMGQGAQSRVSDAVSKVRFAGSRYAERSPIGTYEVLTSFQREDILRFYEDWYRPDLQSVVVIGDLPNEDALELVERYFGSIPAKENPRPREVFRVPTYPDARAVVATDPEYPYSSIGASWARDHHEMRTVGDYFENLKEQLFFDMFNERLTELTNMEDPPFSRAYTYSGSMLKGLSSTEIMAITATGRNREALRTLLSEAERIRRHGFQQSELDRAKVRIMRSMEHSVEQSQTRDSGTIVWSLFGPLIYGNANMSAAQEMELAAQLLPGIDISSVNQVIDELITTENLTISYTSIDKEGMVHPTEAELLAVYDEVMESEISPYIDKDINEPLMAQIPQPGKINKRKTFEKSGIEEWTLSNGIKVYTKKTDFKKDEILLSAKSIGGYSRYEMDEVRAAQILSSYLEEGGLGEFDAMDLSRIMAGKIAKANMTMGMYTEGFEGQASPKDLETLFQIIYLMGRNPRFDPISLNSFVNRTKPMLENQADNPEYAFFDSLNALNTNHHPMVDMFKAKYFDNLSLEQLHNVHLDRFADFSDFVFFIVGNYDSKELENYVSTYLASLPKARRKDKKVDAGLRYSSGNKEIRFQKGSSESAHVAHTINGRMKLNDANRVAMSATLMVLNEKLRENIRENLSGVYAIQAWQDYRDFPKEEYTVTIYMSCDPARVDELNDAIFATIDSLRSGLFDDSYVHSTKAGLQKLFEENLSNNRYWLNRMMESSMENQKADSFLNYPKLYDKVSKKLISKTARDYLNYEENKLSVIMTPEKTMDLKSANGIKNKGL
- a CDS encoding FeoA domain-containing protein; amino-acid sequence: MNTRRRLRGWGARLLAGKRHCHCQRGDCLPMSELGEGISGTVSCNNDIRTIERGIYIGAKIQIFRNEADEPNIIISVGDARYVLDRRIAKSIRICVD
- the bamA gene encoding outer membrane protein assembly factor BamA; the protein is MLKPFRHNLLIIVLLMLFACLWGQGETIYEIRVEGTHNISPELVTSAMSIRVGDPLDQESIARSIRNLYRMGVFSDIQIHSEPYRTGINLVVQVVENPAVSSINYQGFKVVKKEKVEELVNLRVGSYWSGNLKTELLQKLQAEYTGKGFGNAKIEILEQELPEHKVAVTLIVNEGGRIVLKQITFIGNDSFEDKELIKRMKTKPKGFLRSGRFDQEKFDKDIVALASFYKKNGYIDVSVGPYELQPISDRHHELVISLSEGNQYHFGKINIQGNEHFDNDSILRNFSMRTGDTFDQEKFDTQMAKVYSMYFDEGFIYADIRNDYQRQLDTLNVELKIVENTRAKIRQIHITGNERTKEKVLRRQLEIAPGDYYRQTQVIRSQQNIYNLGYFEPDIKLDYERINNNGDIDLQIDVMDKSSGVANGGVGYNSLDKIVGQLSLSQNNLFGNNWSAGLTWDFGGNTQNFEFDFTNPNLYDTDILLGTNLYYTRRSWTSFYYEIYTRGGAIRIGQPIPWVDRTRASVGYSFYSKKYNITNMNSIMADSTANSTLIELNQLGWRYTSAVNLSLSRDTRDNVFFPTKGSQITLYSELAGGLMMGDFDYFKQIAQVNWYSEAWKKLTLRSKWRFSYITPYGESEDAPPDEKFYLGGTGVDGIRGYPDRSVGPVGGGTRAIIFSTEVGYPIAGDQIIAVTFFDAGESYNHLRDFNFMNLKKGLGAGIRIRSPFGLIGFDYAYGVDSRNWEPHLQFGTTF
- a CDS encoding radical SAM protein, which codes for MKYKHLFGPVSSRRLGISLGVDLVPYKYCPLNCVYCEIQNTTHLVTQRQAFFTPREILDELDSFLASEPHLDYITFSGAGEPTLNSSINEIIRYIKDQYPQYKLALLTNGTLFNNDEILQEIIPCDVILPSLDAASPEVYQKVNRPHPDLKVEDLIEGLVRLRKAYTGEIWLEVFVIQGITDTEEELALLRDAILRISPDLVQLNSLDRPGAEDWVETADPKRLIEIRNYFRKYLPMQVEIIAKIKYQTGMQSLDAELVDLIRGTIGRRPSTAEDLAAMLNVHINEISKVLRELNSHGKLHSERKTRGVFYKWIA
- a CDS encoding peroxiredoxin; the protein is MEQQGMPLLGDRFPELKVLTTRGIMTLPNDLAGKWFVLFSHPADFTPVCTTEFVAFQNLYKDFRSLNCELIGMSVDQVFSHIKWEEWIKDKLGVEIEFPLIADTGAVANRLGLIHPGKDTNTVRAVFIVDDKGMIRIILYYPQELGRNMQEILRAVKGMQYSDQNKCAMPADWPNNGIIQDHVIVPPPKSVDGANERKAKAKAGEMECFDWWFCHRKG
- the ispD gene encoding 2-C-methyl-D-erythritol 4-phosphate cytidylyltransferase, with translation MDSLISSTAIITGAGAGLRMGGEVKKQYRMLDGIPILIRTLEPFFSSSLISNIIVTAPEEDTEYCENIIHQYFDPAPKPFLVIAGGMERQDSVFGALQQCPQDTALVFIHDAVRPFISIELIEELYDLALKEKAVVPAARLKNTIKQVSGDYLEHTLVRDRLVQVFTPQVFDYKLILDSYIKAYNDGYISTDDAALAEHFGAKVRYHLTGDLNIKITDEWDLTLAHLIIEKNIII